Genomic window (Haloprofundus halophilus):
CAGCTGGAACGCTGGCACGCTTGTGGCCAGGCGTCGCCTCAGCAATCGATTCGTAGACTGCAGCCAGCTCACGGACGTCTGCCTCACAGTATGCCCGTGCAGTGTCCCAGTCTACGTCTCGAGCGCGCTCTGGAGACACGAGAAGCCGCTGAATGGTCTTCGCCAGTGATTTCCCATCCACGGCGGCAGCAGCCGAGTCGCGCCCATGCCCGAGAGCCTCAGCGACGTCTTCAACCCGGTTCGTCCGACCGGGGAGGATGGCGTTGTCTTTTCGCACGGCCCAGTCGAACAGGTCGTACTCGAACACGGAGTCCGACCAGTAGTCTGCGTACTCCGGTGCGTGTCCTCGGATGAATCGGCTGAGGTGTTTGAAGTCGAAGTTGTGGCCGTTCCACGCGATGAGGGACGTGCGATCGTACTCGCTGGCTAGCCACGCAACAAACTCTCGAGTGGCTTTCCCTGGGTTGTCTCGTGACGGTTCCGTATCGATGAAGTCCACGTACTCGTCTGTTTCAGGGTCGTAGACCCCGATGAGCCAGATGATACTCGGGTTGAGGCCGTCAGTCTCGATATCAATGAATAGCGGACTGTAGTCTGCTGCGGGGACAGCTTCGTCTGTGAGACGGATCACGCATCCTTCGGACAACGCGTGGGCGCTCTGGCGGATGCTCTGCGCTTTCGACTCACCGATACCTCGAACCTCACGAAGATCGCGTTCCGTCGCGGCTGCGACGTCGTCACGCGTCTCATACCCATTCCGAGAGAGCTTCGGGGCGGTTCCCTTGCCCACACCCGAGAGCGCTCGGAGGCCGAATTTATCCGCCGGTGTCGTGGACAAAGCGATGCGGCCACCCGAATCAAGCGAAAGGCAGGCGAGTTCGGGTGCCCCTTGCCGACGGGTTGGAGCAAGCCCGCGGACGGGAAGGCGAACGCTCTCGTCGTCGACGTCGGCCTTCCACACGAAATCGTAACTGGCCTCCATGGCTCCGGTGAGGAACGTCGCTTCTCGGTCGGTTCGGTGTTGGAAGCGAGCGAGGTGTTCGAGGCCATCGAGCGAGACATCTAAAGAGACCGAGTCGGCGCTCGTCTGTATCTCATCACAAATGACGTAGTCGACGTCGTCTGGAATCTCCTGCCCGCTGGCGGTAGAGGCTCCACCAATGAAGTCGAGCGACCTGACGATGGACACGGTAATCCCGTCAACAGTCTCAGTGTGAACCGCGCTCCCCCGAGTGTAAATTACCGGGCACGAGGCGGTACGCTCGACAGTGCTTACGGTTCGCATATCCAACTTTTCTTCGACAATGTAGATGAGATCCGCATCGAAGTAATCGACGAGATCTTCGATGGCGGTCGTCGTAGCGTCGACTAGCGCATCACACCGGAGA
Coding sequences:
- a CDS encoding ribonuclease H-like domain-containing protein, with translation MAGDLGVRLLALRCDALVDATTTAIEDLVDYFDADLIYIVEEKLDMRTVSTVERTASCPVIYTRGSAVHTETVDGITVSIVRSLDFIGGASTASGQEIPDDVDYVICDEIQTSADSVSLDVSLDGLEHLARFQHRTDREATFLTGAMEASYDFVWKADVDDESVRLPVRGLAPTRRQGAPELACLSLDSGGRIALSTTPADKFGLRALSGVGKGTAPKLSRNGYETRDDVAAATERDLREVRGIGESKAQSIRQSAHALSEGCVIRLTDEAVPAADYSPLFIDIETDGLNPSIIWLIGVYDPETDEYVDFIDTEPSRDNPGKATREFVAWLASEYDRTSLIAWNGHNFDFKHLSRFIRGHAPEYADYWSDSVFEYDLFDWAVRKDNAILPGRTNRVEDVAEALGHGRDSAAAAVDGKSLAKTIQRLLVSPERARDVDWDTARAYCEADVRELAAVYESIAEATPGHKRASVPADENTTQTGLMDF